The proteins below come from a single Serratia ficaria genomic window:
- a CDS encoding ribbon-helix-helix protein, CopG family has product MEKKTARLTILIDPDKKKALEELCLQQDVTPSQVVRQLIRDYLQKHQVDYPSQPTRANPRVDNA; this is encoded by the coding sequence ATGGAAAAGAAAACGGCGCGGCTGACCATACTGATCGACCCGGACAAGAAAAAAGCCCTGGAAGAACTGTGCCTGCAGCAGGATGTCACGCCCTCCCAGGTGGTCCGCCAGCTGATCCGCGATTACCTGCAAAAACATCAGGTGGATTACCCCAGCCAGCCGACGCGCGCCAATCCGCGCGTCGACAACGCCTGA
- a CDS encoding spermidine synthase — protein sequence MSLVDSLLSTLDFSPRGQVIARLEDACGEIIVSDHKDYRTLRFDGICEQSKMSLSNPALPIHNYIKAMLMAVAWQPPASALILGLGGGSLVRALHASDAHMRLEVVELRAAVVSVAERYFTLPGADAVALHTADAVEFVRTAHGRRYDLIFSDLYSAFAMDPQQGSQSFLENCAARLNDGGWLVLNYHEVPHADTLLYHSLHRVFDSVLFCVAPSGNVIIYASPARVTLPLSQLRELARASGEIFGCDLGYLSRKIERLHFN from the coding sequence ATGTCTCTGGTTGACAGCTTACTCAGCACCCTCGATTTCTCGCCGCGCGGCCAGGTGATCGCCCGCCTGGAAGACGCCTGCGGCGAGATTATCGTCTCTGACCACAAAGACTACCGCACGCTGCGTTTCGACGGCATCTGCGAGCAGAGCAAAATGAGCCTCAGCAATCCGGCGCTGCCGATCCACAACTACATCAAGGCGATGCTGATGGCGGTCGCCTGGCAGCCGCCGGCGTCGGCGCTGATCCTCGGCCTGGGCGGCGGCAGCCTGGTGCGCGCGCTGCACGCCAGCGATGCGCATATGCGGCTGGAGGTGGTCGAGCTGCGCGCCGCGGTGGTGTCGGTCGCCGAACGTTACTTTACCCTGCCCGGCGCCGATGCCGTCGCGCTGCACACCGCCGATGCGGTGGAGTTTGTGCGCACCGCGCATGGGCGGCGCTATGACCTGATTTTTTCCGATCTCTACTCGGCCTTCGCCATGGATCCTCAGCAGGGCAGCCAGAGTTTTCTGGAGAACTGCGCCGCCCGACTGAACGACGGCGGCTGGCTGGTGTTGAACTATCATGAAGTGCCCCATGCCGATACCCTGCTGTATCACAGTCTGCATCGGGTTTTTGACAGCGTGCTGTTCTGCGTCGCACCGAGCGGCAACGTGATCATTTACGCGTCGCCGGCGCGCGTCACCTTGCCGCTGAGCCAACTGCGCGAGCTGGCGCGCGCCAGCGGGGAAATCTTCGGCTGCGATCTGGGCTACCTGTCGCGCAAAATAGAACGGCTGCATTTCAACTGA